CTCCAGTGGGCCGGTGGGACGACAGAAGGTGTCCCTGGGCAGGATCGGCATGGGCTTGGTGCGCGTGGCATCGACTGGCATGTAGCTAAGCTTGTAGACAGTGTTCCCGGCAGTGGGATCGTTGCCAAGGAAGCGTAAATTGGATACCGGCATCACCGGTGCAGTGCGTCCCGGATTGCAGTTGGGCATGTAGCTCAGGTTGTAGGTTGTGCAGATGTTCTGGTAGCGCGGTGGCACGCACCGGATCTTGTCCGCCCAGGGAGTGGGCTCCTTGGCCGGCAGGCAGACCGGCATGTACGACAGCTTCTGTATGGTGCAGCGCTCCAGCGGGCCGCTCGGCTTGCAGTAGTGCGATTCCTGGGGCACGGCCTTGGGCGGCGGATTCTGGCAGACGTCGATCGGCATGTACGACAGCTTCTGAATGGTGCAGCGCTCCATGGGAGCGGACGAGGTGCAGATGGCCCCGGCCGGCTTGATGGGCTCCCGCTTCGCCACACCTTTGGGCACGTAGTCGTGCTTCTGGGAGGTCATAGCGTAGATGGGTCCCTCGAAGCGTAGCCCGCTCTCCATGGGTCTGATCGGCCTGGTGCGCTGGCCCGGGCAGGGCGGCATAAAGGACAGCTTCTGCACCGTACACTTCTCGAGTGGCGCGGTGCTGGTCCGGATCTGGGAGCACGGCAAGATTGGACGGGCTCGCAAGTTGTCCCCGCAGTTGCCGTAGTACGAGCGGCGGTAGATGGTGTCCGTATCTAGAGGCGCCGTCGAGCGCATGAAGTTGGAAACCGGCAGAATGGGTCTGACGCGCGCCGGCTGCTGGTAGCAGCAGCCGTTGTAGTCCCCGCAATCGCATGGCGGGCACGACGCATTGGGTGGACAGGGGGTGAAGTCGGTGGGCGCCTGGCAAGGATCGCACACGTTCGGGCAGTATGTGTTGCAGTCGCCCGACATAGCAGTGGTCTGCTAAATCTGATTTGTTAAATGTGGCAGACAGCGGCGCAATCTCAGAACTTACAGCTTGTGTCGTTTATGTTGCACTACGTGGGACGGGGTACGGGGTACGGGGTACGGAGCTCGGGGCTCGGGGCACGGGGCACTTGTCAAAGGAATTAATTTTGCTTGCCCGAGCGGAGAACAGTTGCAGATCACACTTAAAACATTCGGAACGACTAAAAAATAATTTTGTTCAGATATTCACGACGAATATATGTTACGCACAGACTGGGGGGGGGATACAGGTAGTACTGAAAAAGAGCCTAGCCCTAGTCGGTGCTCAGAGTGACGTTTGAGGGCCAGGCAACGTAGTGATTGGAAGTCGAACGAACAGATGATTTCCAGGTTTGTATACATCGTTTATTTCAATATATTTCTTTCTTAGCGGGGATATGTGATATCCTGATATATCATAAGCGGGGCGGCACCCTCTACGATATGCGATTGCGATTAGGAGAGATATAAGCAAAGGCATCCTTCGAGCACTTGAACGTAACGTAACAATACAATACATAGAATCAAAAAAAAGGGTTTGAACCATCAATTGGAATCGGTTAATGTGCCTAACTAAGCGTCTAACTAAACTCgatttaaataattaaacATAAATAGACAATCACGTAAAATATAACTTATTTACAATGGTTTTTTTTCCATTTCTTTGCTCTGTATGGGGGGTACACAATAGGGCATAGGGTGTATATAGGATACATAGGGATATATAGGCGGCTGGGCAAATACTTCAAATTCAAAGATCAGCAAGCATTCAACCAATACGTAAACATCGATCGAATGCATGAATTCAACAAACAATTCCATTCGCGGGTTAAGCATAAAATCAATCCAAAGTTCAGTCCAGTGTATAAGCTGGAAATCCTTTGATCGGCTTAAACATAGTTCTTTTCTCTGCTCTCTCATCTTATATCGTATCATGTAATGTGTTTCGGAAATAGCAAAAATACAATTCTATAATTATAATCTGTATAatctgtttgtgtttgtgtgtgtgtgtgtgtgtatattgTTCAGTTCGCTCCCCTCCGACACTATCGACATTTGTATCGTGTATACATTACATATATATCTAGGGTTTGtggttcgggttcgggtttTTGGTCCCTTACAGCGTCGGCAGGTTGTCGGGCACTTGGTCCAGGAAATTGGCCGGAAACTGGCCCTGCCGTCCTCCCGCCTCGCCGAACAGCCACTCCTCGTTTATCCTATAAAGCACTGTGACCAGTTCGTTCTCCTGTTAAGCAAGGCAAAGGATGGATCGGGCTAGTAAGGTCATACCCAGACAAAACAATTGCTATTCAATATTCTCACCTGCAATGGCAGATCTCCTTCGACCCCGCCGGGGAAGTGATATAAACAGAGCGCAGTGGGCTCATTATTTTGGCtctggtgctgttgctgctgctgctgttgttgctgctgagGCGGCGCCTGTGCTTGTGGATGTGATTGTGAGACACCCGCACCCAGGGGCACTTTGATGTCCACATAAGTGACCGGGAAAATACCCTCGCAGCCGGAGCGCGTGCGTCCGCGCATCCATTCAGGTGTGGGCTGATCCAGCAGATAGATTTTCTCGTTTTCCTGCAATAGCCGCGTCATTCAGTCAGAGAGGAGAAACATTCGGGAAGTCCGTCCTCGAACACTTACCCTAAAGCTAAGATCGCCTTCTT
This region of Drosophila miranda strain MSH22 chromosome 2, D.miranda_PacBio2.1, whole genome shotgun sequence genomic DNA includes:
- the LOC108156491 gene encoding stabilizer of axonemal microtubules 1 — translated: MSGDCNTYCPNVCDPCQAPTDFTPCPPNASCPPCDCGDYNGCCYQQPARVRPILPVSNFMRSTAPLDTDTIYRRSYYGNCGDNLRARPILPCSQIRTSTAPLEKCTVQKLSFMPPCPGQRTRPIRPMESGLRFEGPIYAMTSQKHDYVPKGVAKREPIKPAGAICTSSAPMERCTIQKLSYMPIDVCQNPPPKAVPQESHYCKPSGPLERCTIQKLSYMPVCLPAKEPTPWADKIRCVPPRYQNICTTYNLSYMPNCNPGRTAPVMPVSNLRFLGNDPTAGNTVYKLSYMPVDATRTKPMPILPRDTFCRPTGPLERCTIQKLSYQPNCAERTAPIRPMENGLRFDGPMYAMTTQKHDFVPKPHVRRSPIMPSSAFCRPSGAMERCTVNKLSYMPVDVTCFPRPEAVVPRAGFCRNEGPVENCTTYKLSYLPNCLPPKEPLPWARYTSYCRPSGPIEKCTIQKLSYGPPGAFSRCGGPCGNGAGDAGCFPKAGIC